The proteins below are encoded in one region of Diorhabda carinulata isolate Delta chromosome 3, icDioCari1.1, whole genome shotgun sequence:
- the LOC130891590 gene encoding general transcription factor II-I repeat domain-containing protein 2B-like, with the protein MGIATKIVNSIRARSLQRWLFQLQLEDRESAEHTDLVLHTDVRWLSRGKFLQRFQELLPEITAFLDERGDDTQIFKNEKWLTDLAFVTDITMHLNIVNLELQGRGKTIIEMISAVNAFKSKLQLMIDQLKRKDLKHFPSLKARISKFNYDTYEAELSNILEQFEMRLYDCSKLENKASFMSYPFSCKNIEELATEIASQFNMNSCSVENGLVQIISDIHLKATASDTNFWCFISEDKYPNLRQIALQLTTLFGSTYLCESAFSEMKIIKSKYRNRLTDDHMSSCLRLALSGYVPSYEKYAEDMQCHASTSKATL; encoded by the coding sequence ATGGGcattgcaacaaaaattgtgaattccatCCGTGCACGTAGCTTGCAACGGTGGCTCTTTCAGTTGCAGTTGGAAGATAGGGAGTCAGCTGAACACACTGATTTAGTTCTTCACACAGACGTCAGGTGGTTGAGTCGCGGAAAGTTCCTACAAAGGTTTCAAGAATTATTGCCCGAAATAACAGCTTTTCTAGACGAAAGAGGTGATGACACTCAGAttttcaaaaacgaaaaatggCTGACTGATTTAGCATTTGTTACTGACATCACAATGCACTTAAACATCGTTAACTTGGAGCTTCAAGGTAGaggaaaaactattattgaGATGATTAGCGCAGTAAATGCATTCAAAAGTAAATTGCAACTTATGATAGATCAACTGAAAAGAAAGGATCTGAAACATTTTCCGTCTTTGAAAGCAAGgatttcaaagtttaattatGATACGTATGAGGctgaattatcaaatattttggaacaatTCGAAATGCGTTTATATGATTGcagtaaattggaaaataaagcATCATTTATGAGTTAtcctttttcatgtaaaaacatTGAGGAATTAGCTACTGAAATAGCAAGTCAGTTTAATATGAACTCATGTTCTGTTGAAAATGGGTTGGTGCAGATTATATCAGATATACATCTCAAAGCTACAGCATCTGATACAAATTTCTGGTGTTTTATATCTGAAGATAAATATCCGAATCTAAGGCAAATCGCCCTTCAACTGACGACATTGTTTGGGTCAACTTACTTGTGCGAGTCTGCATTTTCtgaaatgaagataattaagtcaaaatatcgCAATCGACTAACTGACGATCATATGTCATCATGCTTGCGATTAGCACTCAGTGGTTACGTACCATCTTATGAAAAGTATGCTGAGGACATGCAGTGCCACGCTTCAACATCCAAAGCCACTCTTTAG
- the LOC130891549 gene encoding facilitated trehalose transporter Tret1-like gives MAKFFNYTFLVICTVGLLAVSVDVPISWTSPNYVKLYSNDSSINPLPKPITVSEDGWIGSLVTVGAIIGPIPAPYICSKFGRKNALLASALPLITSFYMLAFAKNVYTIYVARTLGGMSLGAGYALLPIYVGEIAEDYNRGMLSQAINVFWSIGNFIVYSTGPFMSYKAFNLMIAMLPTIFFFLFLLLAPESPYYLVAENKMEKAAKSLMLLRSKDKDAVQEELVFIKDQLNDHKENGGLADLFADDIVRKAFIICLLLVFSEEMCGFSALFFYMQLIFQASGSQLSDDISSLIISVIILTSSFISPFTVDRFGRRTLIVVSCFGMCFSLAALGIFFYLLEYTSISTEPLYWLPITSLVCFIFFFNFGMSVPWTVMAEMLPGHVKESATTIITSTSWIIAFLLTLFFNDITSIMGMGQTFWCFGLYCFVAGIMVFLFVPETKGKSFSEIQDILRYGGMFHFRSKKYVSEKSKDVEKY, from the exons TTGGTTTGTTGGCAGTCTCGGTAGATGTTCCAATATCATGGACTTCGCCGAATTACGTAAAATTATATTCCAACGATTCTTCCATAAATCCGCTCCCGAAACCTATAACAGTTAGTGAAGATGGTTGGATTGGTTCACTTGTAACTGTTGGAGCTATAATAGGTCCAATACCAGCGCCATACATTTGTTCCAAGTTCGGAAGAAAAAACGCTCTACTTGCGTCCGCCTTACCTTTGATAACTTCATTTTATATGCTAGCTTTCGCAAAAAACGTCTATACAATCTATGTAGCGAGAACTCTTGGTG gtATGTCGTTAGGTGCTGGATATGCTTTATTACCAATATACGTTGGAGAAATTGCAGAAGACTATAACAGAGGCATGTTATCTCAAGCTATCAACGTCTTTTGGTCCATTGGAAATTTTATAGTATACTCAACTGGGCCGTTCATGTCCTACAAAGCGTTCAATTTAATGATAGCGATGCTCccaacaatatttttctttcttttccttttacTAGCTCCCGAATCTCCGTATTATTTGGTAGCggaaaataaaatggaaaaagcCGCCAAATCGCTAATGTTGTTGAGATCAAAAGACAAAGATGCTGTGCAAGAAGAATTAGTATTCATCAAAGACCAATTGAACGATCATAAAGAAAATGGCGGTTTAGCCGATTTATTCGCCGATGATATTGTTCGTAAAGCTTTtataatatgtttattattagtATTCTCTGAAGAAATGTGCGGGTTTTCAGCGTTATTTTTCTACATGCAACTTATATTTCAAGCTTCAGGTTCTCAATTATCCGACGACATATCGTCACTCATAATATCGGTAATAATTCTAACCAGTAGTTTTATTTCTCCGTTCACGGTAGATCGCTTCGGTAGAAGAACTTTAATAGTCGTATCTTGTTTCGGAATGTGTTTTTCGTTAGCAGCACTgggaatatttttctatttattagaatatactAGCATAAGTACGGAACCATTATATTGGCTCCCTATAACTAGTTTAGTgtgtttcatcttcttttttaatttcggGATGTCGGTACCTTGGACAGTTATGGCAGAAATGCTTCCGGGACACGTAAAAGAAAGTGCTACTACTATTATCACTAGTACAAGTTGGATAATAGCTTTTCTTTTAACTTTATTCTTCAATGACATAACTTCAATAATGGGAATGGGGCAGACTTTTTGGTGTTTTGGATTGTACTGTTTCGTAGCTGGTATAATGGTATTCCTTTTCGTACCAGAAACTAAAGGGAAGAGTTTTAGTGAAATTCAAGATATTCTTAGGTACGGTGGTATGTTTCATTTTAGatctaaaaaatatgtatctGAAAAAAGCAAAGACGtagaaaaatattag